A genomic window from Leptolyngbya sp. BL0902 includes:
- a CDS encoding M23 family metallopeptidase, with the protein MNYLTGYRPFSRRAVLAGLLAGSASWAWASRAYAYDVVISPANPQLGDTLSVIIQASQPGAAPPVVTLNHSTRYPVFPLSGNRFRALIPTSPLTPPGTLTIQVMGDEGNRNLAVGLRNRSFPTQRITLRPGQASLGTPHEFERVAAFRDLVTPERFWNGAMVRPNPGRVTTVYGVRRYYNGVFAQDYYHRGVDYAAPTGSPVVSPAAGRIALVGRVSEGFELHGNTVGIDHGQGVLSIMIHLHRIDVNEGDFVQAGQGIGTVGSTGISTGPHLHWGLYVNGISVDPVPWRERGFE; encoded by the coding sequence ATGAACTACCTCACGGGATATCGCCCCTTTAGTCGTCGTGCTGTGCTGGCGGGGCTGTTGGCCGGATCCGCCAGTTGGGCGTGGGCTAGTCGGGCCTACGCCTACGATGTGGTCATTTCCCCCGCTAACCCTCAACTGGGGGATACCCTGTCTGTCATCATCCAGGCTAGCCAGCCCGGTGCAGCGCCACCCGTTGTCACCCTCAACCACAGCACCCGCTATCCGGTGTTTCCGCTGTCGGGCAATCGGTTCCGGGCGTTGATCCCCACCAGCCCACTAACACCCCCAGGCACCCTAACGATCCAGGTGATGGGCGACGAGGGCAACCGAAACCTGGCGGTGGGCCTCCGAAATCGCAGCTTTCCCACCCAGCGCATCACCCTGCGCCCCGGCCAAGCCAGTCTGGGTACCCCCCACGAATTTGAACGCGTGGCGGCGTTTAGGGATCTGGTAACTCCAGAGCGCTTTTGGAATGGGGCCATGGTGCGACCCAACCCAGGGCGCGTGACCACGGTCTACGGTGTGCGCCGCTACTATAATGGCGTCTTTGCCCAAGACTACTACCATCGCGGCGTAGACTATGCCGCCCCAACCGGATCTCCAGTGGTTTCCCCGGCGGCAGGCCGAATTGCCCTCGTCGGTCGGGTATCCGAAGGCTTTGAACTTCACGGCAACACCGTTGGGATCGACCACGGCCAGGGCGTGCTCAGCATCATGATTCACCTCCACCGCATTGACGTGAACGAGGGGGATTTTGTTCAGGCGGGGCAAGGGATTGGCACGGTGGGGTCAACGGGCATCTCCACGGGCCCCCACCTGCACTGGGGGCTGTACGTCAACGGCATTTCAGTGGATCCTGTCCCCTGGCGAGAGCGGGGTTTTGAGTAG
- the ureG gene encoding urease accessory protein UreG yields MTTPFRVGVAGPVGSGKTALVDSLCKALRQRFSIAVVTNDIYTQEDAQFLVRSQALSPDRIVGVETGGCPHTAIREDASMNLVAIEALEARFDPLDLVFVESGGDNLASTFSPELVDLTLYVIDVAAGDKIPRKGGPGITKSDFLVINKTDLAPLVGASLEVMDRDARTMRGSRPFGFTNLKTQAGLDTIITFVLDHAGLGVAA; encoded by the coding sequence ATGACAACTCCCTTTCGTGTGGGTGTGGCTGGCCCAGTGGGTTCTGGCAAAACCGCCCTGGTGGATAGCCTCTGCAAGGCGCTGCGGCAGCGCTTCTCCATCGCCGTTGTCACCAATGATATCTATACCCAGGAAGACGCCCAGTTTTTAGTCCGCAGTCAAGCCCTCAGCCCCGACCGCATTGTGGGGGTAGAAACGGGGGGCTGTCCCCACACCGCCATCCGCGAAGATGCCTCCATGAACCTAGTGGCCATCGAAGCTCTAGAAGCCCGCTTTGACCCGCTGGATTTGGTGTTTGTGGAAAGCGGCGGCGACAACCTGGCCAGCACTTTCAGCCCAGAATTGGTGGATCTCACCCTGTATGTCATCGACGTGGCCGCCGGAGACAAAATTCCTCGCAAGGGTGGCCCCGGCATTACCAAGTCTGACTTTTTGGTCATCAACAAAACCGATCTGGCTCCCCTGGTGGGGGCCAGCCTAGAGGTGATGGATCGCGATGCCCGCACTATGCGCGGCTCCCGGCCTTTTGGCTTTACCAACCTCAAAACCCAGGCAGGGCTCGATACCATCATCACCTTTGTGCTAGACCACGCAGGGCTTGGTGTGGCGGCGTAG
- the ttcA gene encoding tRNA 2-thiocytidine(32) synthetase TtcA, giving the protein MPTSNSFKKLQGFLRARVGQAIRDYRMIEEGDRVMVCLSGGKDSHTLLDILRHLQRSAPIHFEILAVNLDQKQPGFPAHVLPEYFESIGVAYRIVEQDTYSTVKRVIPEGKTMCGLCSRLRRGILYRVAAEEGATKIALGHHRDDLIETLFLNMFHGGTLKAMPPKLLTDDRRHVVIRPLAYCPEPDIARYARYRQFPIIPCTLCGSQANLQRAQIKQMIQDWEKQWPGRTDSLFRSLQNVAPSQLADPNLFNFQDLEERRIPAGEPFPDDDLGSALEDQFNPTAHLAIEPQWPQSGSLETTTLPASP; this is encoded by the coding sequence ATGCCTACCTCCAATAGCTTTAAAAAGCTCCAGGGCTTTCTGCGGGCGCGGGTGGGGCAAGCCATCCGCGACTATCGCATGATTGAGGAGGGCGACCGGGTGATGGTGTGCCTGTCGGGCGGCAAGGATTCCCACACTTTGCTGGATATTTTGCGCCACCTCCAGCGCAGTGCGCCCATTCATTTCGAGATTTTGGCCGTTAACCTGGATCAAAAACAGCCCGGTTTTCCGGCCCATGTGCTGCCAGAGTATTTTGAGTCCATCGGCGTGGCCTACCGCATTGTGGAGCAAGACACCTACAGCACCGTCAAGCGAGTCATCCCCGAAGGCAAAACCATGTGCGGGCTGTGCTCGCGGCTGCGGCGGGGCATTCTCTACCGAGTAGCCGCTGAGGAGGGAGCTACCAAAATTGCCCTCGGCCACCACCGGGATGACCTGATCGAAACCCTATTCCTCAATATGTTTCACGGCGGCACCCTCAAGGCCATGCCGCCCAAGTTGCTCACCGATGATCGTCGCCATGTGGTGATTCGGCCCCTGGCCTACTGCCCCGAACCTGATATCGCCCGCTACGCCCGCTATCGGCAGTTTCCCATCATTCCCTGCACCCTTTGCGGTTCCCAGGCCAACCTGCAACGGGCCCAAATTAAACAGATGATCCAGGACTGGGAAAAGCAATGGCCGGGGCGCACCGACAGCCTGTTTCGCAGCCTGCAAAATGTGGCCCCTTCTCAACTGGCCGACCCCAATCTGTTTAATTTCCAAGACCTAGAGGAACGGCGCATCCCGGCTGGCGAACCCTTCCCCGATGACGATCTGGGTTCGGCCTTAGAGGATCAGTTTAACCCCACTGCCCATCTGGCCATCGAGCCCCAGTGGCCCCAGTCCGGTTCACTCGAAACAACAACCCTTCCGGCCTCGCCCTAA
- the ftsE gene encoding cell division ATP-binding protein FtsE, with protein sequence MPPVVPRATDDPRLSQLPASVQAHLKERFNMVVPAPSAAAKTLFSSTEAPAPVISRSPAPPVATPDDAKAPAPAVVMLDKVEKIYTNGSTALVDVSLTVNQGDFLFVTGPSGSGKSTLLKLLYGYERPTSGEILVANEPIAKLRGNQLAMMRRRIGVVFQDYKLLPRRTVAENVAFVLWAQGFTRKEIHRRLWPALKMVGLQNKAQCFPDELSGGEQQRVSIARAVVNTPPLLLADEPTGNLDADNSLQVIKILKKLNSIGITVIVTTHDEQLVRISNHPVVQLRNGRLHHLVR encoded by the coding sequence ATGCCCCCTGTTGTGCCTCGCGCCACGGATGACCCTCGCCTAAGCCAGTTACCCGCCTCCGTACAAGCTCACCTGAAAGAGCGTTTCAATATGGTGGTTCCGGCCCCGTCCGCTGCTGCTAAAACCCTATTCTCCTCAACCGAAGCCCCTGCCCCTGTGATCTCCCGTTCCCCTGCGCCCCCGGTGGCCACCCCCGACGATGCTAAGGCCCCTGCTCCCGCCGTGGTGATGCTAGACAAGGTGGAAAAAATCTACACCAACGGCAGCACCGCCCTCGTCGATGTGAGCTTAACCGTGAACCAGGGAGACTTTTTGTTTGTCACTGGGCCATCGGGGTCAGGAAAATCGACCCTGCTGAAGCTGCTCTACGGCTACGAACGGCCCACCAGCGGAGAGATTCTAGTGGCCAACGAGCCCATCGCCAAACTGCGGGGCAACCAACTGGCCATGATGCGCCGCCGCATTGGGGTGGTGTTCCAAGACTACAAACTTCTGCCCCGCCGCACCGTGGCCGAAAATGTGGCCTTTGTGCTGTGGGCGCAGGGCTTCACCCGCAAGGAAATTCATCGCCGCCTGTGGCCTGCCCTGAAGATGGTGGGGCTGCAAAACAAAGCTCAGTGCTTCCCAGACGAGCTGTCTGGGGGCGAACAACAGCGGGTTAGTATCGCCCGGGCGGTGGTCAATACGCCGCCCCTGCTGCTGGCGGACGAGCCCACGGGCAACCTCGACGCCGACAATTCCCTCCAGGTCATCAAAATCCTCAAAAAGCTCAACTCCATCGGCATTACCGTCATTGTCACCACCCACGACGAGCAGTTGGTACGCATCTCCAACCATCCCGTAGTGCAGCTGAGAAACGGTCGCCTGCACCACCTGGTTCGTTAG
- a CDS encoding polysaccharide biosynthesis/export family protein — protein MPIMNPTYRAALGSLITLGLVSSHVTPLLAQPLAQTLPLSTPDSQPFFPEAAPATPPSWSNNAALINAAENDAYVLGPGDVVRFDMFNVPELANSQGNNRLPVDNLYNVLPDGTINLPWIGRVPVRGLDLEQAARAIEQRYVQFIRDPVVTLTLFTPRPMRVAVVGEVRRPGAYTTGPGQAPDGVQPNPNELRTVVQAIQAAGGITQLADIRNIEVRRPQLNGPDHVIFIDFFALLEDGQQSQNLLLRDGDTVLIPTAVALSPEEAQALAEANFAPNEVQVDVVGEVRAPGRVTVRANSTLNQAILAAGGFDDPRAQGGEVAFIRLNPDGTVTNRTIPIDLTAGINEENNPALRENDIVVVSRTGLARNADFLGLLGGAAAAVVNPVLGITSIFNQLNEIRTRNRTGRP, from the coding sequence ATGCCCATCATGAATCCGACCTATCGTGCCGCCCTCGGTTCGCTCATTACCCTAGGGTTGGTCTCCAGCCATGTGACGCCGCTGCTGGCCCAGCCCCTAGCCCAAACCTTGCCGCTGTCCACTCCCGACTCCCAGCCGTTTTTCCCAGAGGCGGCCCCGGCCACTCCACCCTCCTGGTCTAATAATGCCGCGCTGATTAACGCCGCCGAAAACGATGCCTATGTGCTAGGGCCGGGGGATGTGGTGCGGTTTGACATGTTTAACGTGCCAGAACTGGCCAATTCCCAGGGCAACAACCGCCTCCCCGTTGACAACCTCTATAACGTGCTGCCCGACGGCACGATCAACTTGCCCTGGATTGGCCGGGTGCCCGTGCGAGGATTAGATCTGGAGCAAGCCGCCCGCGCCATAGAGCAGCGCTACGTTCAGTTCATTCGCGACCCGGTGGTAACGCTGACCCTGTTTACCCCCCGGCCCATGCGGGTGGCGGTGGTGGGCGAAGTGCGCCGCCCCGGAGCCTACACCACTGGCCCAGGGCAGGCCCCCGACGGAGTGCAGCCCAACCCCAACGAACTGCGAACCGTGGTTCAGGCCATCCAGGCCGCCGGGGGTATCACCCAACTGGCGGATATTCGCAACATTGAGGTGCGTCGTCCTCAGCTCAATGGCCCCGACCATGTCATTTTCATTGATTTCTTTGCCCTGTTAGAAGACGGCCAGCAGTCCCAAAACCTGCTGCTGCGGGATGGCGATACGGTGCTGATCCCCACGGCGGTAGCCCTCAGCCCCGAAGAGGCCCAAGCCCTCGCCGAAGCCAACTTTGCTCCCAATGAGGTACAGGTAGATGTGGTGGGCGAAGTGCGTGCCCCAGGCCGCGTCACGGTGAGGGCTAACTCAACCCTCAACCAGGCGATTTTGGCGGCGGGTGGCTTTGATGACCCCCGTGCCCAAGGTGGCGAGGTGGCCTTCATTCGGCTGAACCCCGACGGCACCGTGACCAACCGCACCATCCCCATCGACCTCACGGCGGGTATCAACGAAGAAAACAACCCGGCTCTGCGGGAGAACGACATTGTGGTGGTGTCGCGCACGGGGCTGGCCCGCAATGCAGACTTCCTAGGGCTGCTGGGCGGGGCGGCGGCGGCGGTGGTTAATCCTGTCTTGGGCATTACCAGCATTTTCAACCAGCTCAACGAGATTCGCACTCGCAACCGCACAGGCCGTCCCTAG
- a CDS encoding uracil-DNA glycosylase family protein gives MADEQISLFSLEDVTATAAAKESSQPTSASNSPASSSVNSSANSSVNYDAIPTTASVAIAPGTYASLEDLATHCHACQRCGLAPTRTNVVVSRGSADAPIFIIGEGPGQQEDEQGKPFVGRSGQLLEQILASVRLDTERDVYVGNIVKCRPPNNRVPTTDEVAACKGYLLEQIRLVDPKIILLTGATAVKGILGLKDGITKIRGQWFEWDGRLCMPIFHPAYLLRNPSREKGSPKWLMWQDIQAVKAKLAELQPPA, from the coding sequence ATGGCAGACGAGCAAATTAGTTTATTTTCCCTGGAAGATGTCACTGCGACCGCCGCCGCGAAGGAGTCTAGCCAGCCTACCTCTGCCAGCAACTCGCCTGCCAGTTCGTCTGTCAATTCATCTGCCAATTCGTCTGTTAACTATGACGCCATTCCCACCACGGCCTCAGTGGCCATTGCTCCTGGCACCTACGCCAGCCTAGAGGACTTAGCCACCCACTGCCATGCCTGCCAGCGCTGCGGCCTCGCCCCCACCCGCACCAACGTTGTGGTTAGCCGGGGCAGTGCCGATGCCCCCATCTTTATCATTGGCGAGGGGCCAGGGCAACAGGAGGACGAGCAAGGTAAACCCTTTGTGGGGCGGTCGGGGCAACTCTTGGAGCAAATCTTGGCCTCGGTGCGGCTGGATACGGAGCGGGATGTCTACGTCGGTAACATCGTGAAATGTCGGCCTCCCAACAACCGGGTGCCGACCACTGATGAGGTGGCTGCCTGCAAAGGGTATCTCCTAGAGCAAATTCGCCTCGTTGATCCCAAAATTATCCTGCTGACTGGGGCAACGGCGGTGAAGGGTATTTTGGGCCTCAAAGACGGCATCACCAAAATTCGGGGGCAGTGGTTTGAGTGGGACGGACGGCTTTGTATGCCGATTTTTCACCCGGCCTACCTGCTACGCAACCCCTCGCGTGAGAAGGGCAGCCCCAAATGGTTGATGTGGCAAGATATCCAGGCTGTTAAAGCGAAGTTGGCCGAACTCCAGCCGCCTGCCTAA
- a CDS encoding KamA family radical SAM protein, with the protein MEKWKDVSAEHWQNWRWQLKHRLNSIEDLEDFIDLSPEERQGLRAPHHFRVDITPYFAQLMDPTDVNCPIRRQVIPLGRELQPFEGMMADSLAEEAQSPVPGLVHRYPDRVLLVVTPHCASYCRYCTRSRLVGDFHQSLSLEALEAQLSYLRNHPEIRDVLISGGDPLTLSDDALDHLLRQLRAIDHLEIIRIGSRVPIFLPQRITPELCQRLRQFHPLWINIHSNHPKELTDEVALALARLADAGIPLGNQSVLLAGINDSVEVQRQLVHKLVKHRVRPYYLYQCDLVAGAGHFRTSIAKGLEIISNLQGYTSGYAVPKYVVDAPGGGGKVVVAPQTLLEERPNHQVVLRTYRGDPVIYQEPADGY; encoded by the coding sequence ATGGAAAAATGGAAGGACGTTTCTGCCGAACATTGGCAGAATTGGCGCTGGCAGCTCAAGCATCGCCTCAACTCCATTGAGGATTTGGAGGATTTCATTGATCTAAGCCCTGAGGAACGGCAAGGGCTGAGGGCTCCCCACCACTTTCGGGTGGATATCACCCCCTACTTTGCCCAGTTAATGGATCCAACAGACGTTAACTGTCCTATTCGTCGGCAGGTAATTCCCCTAGGACGAGAATTACAGCCGTTTGAGGGCATGATGGCCGACAGCTTGGCAGAGGAAGCCCAAAGTCCGGTGCCCGGTTTGGTGCATCGCTACCCTGATCGGGTGTTGCTGGTGGTCACGCCCCACTGTGCCAGCTACTGTCGCTATTGCACCCGCAGCCGCCTGGTCGGAGACTTTCATCAATCTCTCAGCCTAGAAGCCCTAGAGGCCCAACTATCCTATCTGAGGAACCATCCCGAAATTCGCGACGTGCTGATTAGCGGCGGTGATCCCCTCACTCTCTCTGATGACGCCCTGGATCATCTGCTGCGGCAACTGCGGGCTATCGATCACCTAGAGATTATCCGCATTGGCAGTCGAGTTCCCATTTTTCTACCCCAGCGCATTACCCCAGAGTTGTGCCAACGGCTGCGCCAGTTCCATCCCCTTTGGATCAACATTCACAGCAACCATCCCAAAGAGCTAACCGACGAGGTGGCCCTAGCCCTAGCGCGGCTGGCAGATGCGGGCATTCCCCTCGGCAACCAGAGTGTTTTACTCGCCGGGATTAACGACAGTGTGGAGGTGCAGCGACAACTGGTTCACAAACTCGTGAAACATCGGGTTCGCCCCTACTATCTCTACCAGTGCGACTTGGTGGCCGGGGCAGGGCATTTCCGCACCTCCATCGCCAAGGGGCTGGAGATTATCTCCAACTTACAGGGCTACACCAGCGGCTATGCGGTTCCCAAGTATGTCGTAGATGCTCCGGGCGGTGGTGGCAAAGTCGTGGTTGCACCCCAAACCCTGCTGGAGGAACGCCCCAATCATCAGGTCGTTTTGCGAACCTACAGGGGAGACCCGGTGATTTACCAAGAGCCCGCTGATGGGTATTAG
- a CDS encoding ATP-grasp domain-containing protein, translated as MQNSADLVHPVGDRSLFYLPSPKLLVTSVTPPHLDYVRSLGYVIQSFSPRRPSPSLCQDLITDQELSHALLAAIDRDAPLEIVPYGNTAEFFQMVAHYQTQYALTIALPESPVASLGWFRDALDGKSVFAMLAPALLEGTACRLAPRVVADSIPQATAAVQTFLAQAQACVVKPDVGYLSLGLMRFDPHDSWTQATIEAHLRRNAAFGHRKLSVEAWIRSGIEGQSPSVEVFVPHRGKPYVTYVCDQVFSADNLFAGIALRPEFYATAWAKTLSQGALAVADRLQSLGYCGYFDLDAIVDSEGQVYVIEMNPRRTGGTHVHDLAEFLVGQDYCNREVLLSGSLTLKHPCTWPELEIVLRESGLLYPQGAVIPVQTSSLPLGWLGYVILAAEWEAVQGWQKRLLALLT; from the coding sequence TTGCAAAACTCTGCTGATTTGGTTCATCCGGTGGGGGATCGGTCGCTTTTTTATCTCCCTAGCCCCAAGCTACTGGTCACGAGTGTCACGCCCCCTCACCTAGACTATGTGCGGTCTCTGGGATACGTCATCCAGAGCTTTTCCCCCCGTCGGCCCAGTCCGTCTCTGTGTCAGGACTTGATCACCGATCAGGAGTTAAGCCACGCGCTGTTGGCGGCGATTGATCGGGATGCCCCCCTAGAAATTGTGCCCTACGGCAACACGGCTGAGTTTTTCCAGATGGTGGCCCACTATCAAACTCAATATGCGCTCACCATCGCCCTGCCAGAATCGCCCGTCGCGTCGTTGGGCTGGTTCCGTGATGCCCTAGATGGCAAGTCGGTGTTTGCTATGTTGGCCCCAGCGCTGCTGGAGGGAACGGCTTGTCGCTTGGCCCCTCGGGTGGTGGCCGATTCGATTCCCCAGGCGACAGCGGCGGTTCAGACGTTTCTCGCCCAAGCCCAAGCCTGTGTGGTGAAGCCCGATGTGGGCTACTTGAGTTTGGGGCTGATGCGCTTTGATCCCCATGATTCCTGGACTCAAGCCACCATCGAGGCGCACCTGCGCCGCAATGCCGCCTTTGGCCACCGCAAACTCTCGGTGGAGGCATGGATTCGCAGCGGCATCGAGGGCCAGTCGCCTTCGGTAGAGGTATTTGTGCCGCACCGAGGGAAGCCCTATGTCACCTATGTGTGCGATCAGGTATTTTCGGCAGACAACTTGTTTGCGGGCATTGCCCTACGCCCTGAATTCTACGCCACCGCCTGGGCGAAAACCCTCAGCCAAGGAGCCCTCGCCGTGGCTGATCGACTTCAGAGTTTGGGCTACTGCGGCTACTTTGACCTAGATGCCATCGTAGATTCCGAGGGGCAGGTCTATGTGATTGAAATGAACCCACGCCGCACCGGGGGCACCCATGTCCATGACCTGGCCGAATTTCTAGTGGGTCAGGACTACTGCAACCGGGAGGTGCTCCTCAGTGGATCTCTAACCCTGAAACACCCCTGCACCTGGCCCGAATTAGAAATCGTGTTGCGGGAGTCGGGGTTGCTCTATCCCCAAGGAGCTGTGATTCCGGTACAAACGTCATCTTTGCCCTTGGGCTGGCTGGGCTACGTCATCCTAGCGGCGGAGTGGGAGGCTGTTCAGGGCTGGCAGAAGCGGCTACTCGCCTTATTGACCTAG
- a CDS encoding transposase gives MSSTTCLYDQVLSLLRQYSHRRDLRHLKALAWMVTALVCSGRLSLPEWEAYVPSRARQAQSTERRWQRFMSNHRVRIKSLYVPLALAAIHRWKGRRLYLALDTTVLWNRYCMIHLSVTCCGRAVPLLWRVLEHPSATVSAQRYLPMLRLAHRLLQAYPDVMLLADRGFANHDLLAWLSDSRWHYALRLPSDVVVHGPRRQPIEVGVLWPPKGEVRFYEGIGLWADGRWRCNLVLANVKGVKEPWAVITDEPPTLNTLWQYALRFRVEELFLDSKSGAFALESSGIRSAQALERLYLVAAVAILYGTTQGMAAQLDGLRSQVDPHWTRGISYLKIGLRWLRGVVNKGRPLLNPIPLLTVDPDPCFASKKAEARYYDRIWFSRIQSMRCQLPPWEAA, from the coding sequence ATGTCATCCACCACCTGTCTCTATGATCAAGTGCTGTCCTTGCTGCGTCAATATAGCCATCGTCGGGATTTACGGCACCTCAAAGCGCTGGCGTGGATGGTGACGGCGCTGGTGTGCAGTGGTCGGTTGAGCCTGCCGGAGTGGGAGGCCTATGTTCCCAGTCGCGCCCGCCAAGCGCAAAGCACCGAACGACGATGGCAACGGTTTATGAGCAATCACCGGGTGCGGATTAAAAGTCTGTACGTGCCCTTGGCGTTAGCGGCGATTCATCGGTGGAAAGGACGGCGACTCTACCTAGCCCTCGATACGACGGTGCTGTGGAATCGGTATTGCATGATTCACCTGTCCGTGACCTGTTGTGGGCGGGCGGTGCCCCTGCTGTGGCGGGTGTTAGAGCATCCTAGTGCCACGGTCAGTGCCCAACGGTATTTGCCGATGCTGCGCTTAGCCCATCGACTGTTGCAGGCTTATCCCGATGTGATGCTGTTAGCCGACCGAGGGTTTGCCAACCATGACCTGCTGGCGTGGCTCAGCGACAGTCGATGGCACTATGCTTTACGCTTGCCCAGTGATGTGGTGGTGCATGGCCCCCGCCGTCAGCCGATTGAGGTAGGTGTTCTGTGGCCCCCCAAGGGCGAAGTTCGTTTCTATGAGGGCATTGGCCTGTGGGCCGATGGGCGCTGGCGCTGCAACCTGGTTCTGGCTAACGTCAAAGGCGTTAAGGAGCCCTGGGCGGTCATCACCGATGAGCCGCCGACCCTCAATACCCTGTGGCAATATGCCCTCAGGTTCCGAGTTGAGGAACTGTTCCTCGATTCAAAATCCGGGGCCTTTGCCCTCGAATCTTCCGGCATCCGCTCCGCCCAAGCCCTCGAACGTCTCTACCTCGTCGCGGCAGTCGCCATCCTCTATGGCACCACCCAGGGCATGGCCGCTCAACTCGACGGTCTCCGCTCTCAGGTTGACCCTCATTGGACACGGGGCATCAGCTATCTCAAAATCGGCCTCCGCTGGCTTAGAGGGGTGGTCAACAAAGGGCGTCCGTTGCTCAACCCCATCCCCCTATTGACCGTTGACCCAGATCCCTGTTTTGCATCTAAAAAGGCAGAAGCCCGATATTATGACCGCATCTGGTTCTCTAGGATCCAGTCCATGCGCTGTCAGCTACCCCCTTGGGAGGCCGCATAA